Part of the Nitrosopumilus sp. genome, CTGCTGGGCCTACTCCTATAACTACAACTATAATTCCATCTAGATCCGAAGCGTTGTTTCTAAAACTTATAGCTGAACAAATTAGTACTAGAATAAAGGGCATTGCTTTGGTATCAACTTTTATTCAAAAACCATTAGAATCTGAAACAGCAAAAGCCTTAATGTCTGAAATTATGGAGATGATTGATAATGAGTGATTTAAGAAGTTACATTTCACAAATTAAGAAAATAAATGAATTAAAAACTATCAAAACTCAAGTATCTACAAAATTTGAAATTGCAGGAATTACAGCTAAATTAGATGGCTCACATGCAGTATTGTTTGAAAAAATTAAAGAAAGTGATTTTAAATTAATTTCAAATTTAGTTGGAACCCGTAAACGATTTGGAATTGCTGTTGGCGGAACAGAATCTAATATTCATGAAAAAGTTATTTCCGCAATCAAAAAAGCAAAAAAACCTAAAATTGTTCCTACTGGGAAATTTATGGAAAACAAATCAAAAAACCTATTTTCCATGCCTATTGTCACTCATTTTGAAAAAGAATCTGGACCTTTTATCACATCATCTATTGCATATGCAAAAAATCCTGATACTGGAAAACAAAATTCATCCTTTCATAGAATGATGCCTATTGACAAAACTCATTTTTCCATAAGAATGGTTGAAGGCAGACATCTACACAG contains:
- a CDS encoding proteasome assembly chaperone 4; translation: MTSPNGFFQKMVNLESRSFSLQIQKFENGYFVSVTESSNKIGSMVISLAAGPTPITTTIIPSRSEALFLKLIAEQISTRIKGIALVSTFIQKPLESETAKALMSEIMEMIDNE